Proteins from one Enterobacter bugandensis genomic window:
- a CDS encoding LysR family transcriptional regulator: MSDPDFNLLVALDVLLAEASVAGAARRLNLSTSAMSRTLSRLREVTGDPILVRAGRQMVLTPWAEATRDRARSAVHEARAVLQPSTETLNVERMERLFTIRANDGFVVAFGPLLIAAVAAVAPDVCIRFSPKPEKTSRYLREGLVDLEIGVQSNMGPEIRLQRLFQDRFVGAVRQGHPLASLSSVSLEDYVAWGHVVASPDGSLHGFVDEALAERGMKRKIASVVPGFPTALSVAMVSDLVAMVPALYLLNQPMTERVHVFELPFKTRSITVSQMWHPRMEKDPAHRWLREKVLEVCRAVR, from the coding sequence GTGTCCGATCCTGACTTTAACCTTCTGGTTGCGCTCGACGTTCTGCTGGCCGAAGCCAGCGTGGCTGGCGCGGCGCGGCGCTTAAACCTGAGCACCTCCGCCATGAGCCGCACCCTGAGCAGGCTGCGGGAGGTGACAGGCGATCCTATCCTGGTGCGGGCCGGTCGGCAGATGGTGCTGACGCCCTGGGCCGAAGCCACCCGGGACCGGGCCAGAAGCGCCGTGCATGAGGCAAGGGCGGTACTGCAACCCTCCACGGAAACGCTGAATGTTGAGCGTATGGAGCGCCTGTTCACCATCCGAGCCAACGACGGCTTTGTGGTGGCGTTTGGGCCACTGCTCATTGCCGCAGTGGCGGCGGTGGCGCCCGACGTCTGCATTCGCTTTTCGCCGAAACCTGAGAAAACGTCGCGCTATCTGCGTGAGGGGCTGGTTGACCTGGAGATCGGCGTGCAGAGCAATATGGGGCCTGAAATTCGTCTGCAACGGCTCTTTCAGGACCGGTTTGTTGGCGCGGTGCGCCAGGGGCATCCGCTGGCCTCGCTGTCGTCAGTCAGCCTGGAGGATTATGTCGCCTGGGGGCACGTGGTGGCCTCGCCCGACGGCTCGTTACACGGGTTTGTCGATGAGGCGCTGGCGGAACGCGGGATGAAGCGCAAAATTGCCAGCGTGGTGCCAGGGTTCCCGACGGCGTTATCGGTGGCGATGGTCTCCGATCTCGTTGCCATGGTGCCGGCGCTCTATCTGCTCAATCAGCCAATGACCGAGCGCGTGCACGTCTTTGAACTGCCGTTTAAAACCCGGAGCATTACGGTGTCACAGATGTGGCATCCGCGCATGGAAAAGGACCCGGCGCATCGCTGGCTCAGGGAAAAGGTGCTGGAGGTGTGCCGCGCTGTACGCTGA
- a CDS encoding MFS transporter, with translation MTLFSNQPGDEGLPGHERARVMAAVMTTTLMGVFDGTMINIALPSMARAMQVPANVAVWFANGYLLSAAMTLAIFAALAARVGFRPVFLAGLATFTLTSLGCALAKTPDMLIGMRILQGIGGAATLSIAPAILRSVFPGRLLGRILGLHALLIASSTAIAPVLGGTILDALSWQWLFAINLVPGSIALFLAWRALPRQSDVDRSPFDAPGAALSAVLLGSAIMLADSLQHITQGINPAAAGWGLLTLVSAIAFVWRIRRARSPILPPVMFRNGRFTLAALTSLASFVSQGITFVALPFLFQSVYGFSPVVSALLFTPWPMGIVLIAPHAGRWADTLSAPLISTIGLMIFVGGLVLLATLPENPSVWNICLRSLVCGIGFGCFQSPNNREMLSNVAREYASYASGVLSIVRTFGQCLGAATVGVLLATTGSDHDRAVHLALWIAVIASTGSVLFSLSRLRPAVRASA, from the coding sequence ATGACGCTCTTTTCAAACCAGCCCGGCGATGAAGGCTTACCCGGTCATGAACGCGCCCGGGTGATGGCCGCCGTCATGACCACCACGCTGATGGGCGTCTTTGACGGCACCATGATCAACATCGCGCTGCCCTCCATGGCAAGGGCGATGCAGGTCCCCGCGAACGTTGCGGTGTGGTTTGCCAACGGTTATCTACTATCGGCGGCAATGACGCTGGCCATCTTCGCGGCGCTGGCGGCGCGTGTGGGCTTTCGACCGGTTTTTCTTGCCGGGCTTGCCACCTTTACGCTCACCTCGCTCGGCTGCGCGCTGGCGAAAACGCCCGACATGCTGATCGGGATGCGTATTCTGCAGGGCATCGGCGGCGCGGCTACCCTGAGTATCGCCCCGGCGATCCTGCGTTCCGTTTTTCCGGGGCGACTGCTTGGGCGCATTCTGGGGCTGCACGCCCTGCTTATTGCTTCCAGCACGGCGATTGCCCCTGTGCTGGGGGGAACGATACTGGACGCGCTGAGCTGGCAGTGGCTTTTCGCCATTAACCTTGTTCCGGGCAGTATTGCCCTGTTTCTGGCATGGCGGGCGTTGCCGCGCCAGTCGGACGTTGACCGCTCCCCCTTTGATGCGCCGGGCGCCGCGCTCTCCGCCGTGCTGTTAGGTTCTGCAATCATGCTGGCCGACAGCCTTCAGCACATCACGCAAGGCATTAACCCGGCAGCCGCAGGCTGGGGGCTTCTCACGCTGGTCAGCGCTATCGCCTTCGTCTGGCGTATTCGGCGCGCGCGCAGTCCCATACTGCCGCCCGTTATGTTCAGAAATGGACGCTTCACCCTCGCCGCCCTGACCTCGCTGGCCTCGTTTGTCAGCCAGGGGATCACCTTTGTCGCGCTGCCGTTCCTGTTTCAGAGCGTGTATGGCTTCAGCCCGGTGGTTTCGGCGCTGCTGTTCACCCCGTGGCCAATGGGCATCGTGCTGATCGCACCGCATGCGGGGCGCTGGGCAGATACCCTTTCCGCGCCGCTGATCTCGACTATCGGCCTGATGATTTTTGTCGGTGGGCTGGTCCTGCTGGCGACGTTGCCGGAAAATCCGTCCGTATGGAATATCTGCCTGCGCAGTCTGGTTTGCGGGATTGGGTTTGGCTGCTTCCAGAGCCCCAATAACCGGGAAATGCTCTCTAATGTGGCACGGGAATATGCCAGCTATGCCTCAGGGGTGTTGTCTATCGTCAGGACGTTCGGGCAATGTCTGGGGGCCGCCACCGTGGGGGTGCTGCTTGCGACGACCGGATCAGACCACGATCGGGCCGTGCATCTGGCACTGTGGATCGCGGTCATCGCCTCGACGGGATCGGTTTTGTTTAGCCTGAGCAGGCTGCGCCCTGCGGTTCGGGCATCAGCCTGA
- a CDS encoding DUF2891 domain-containing protein: MELTQHQADAFARMPLTYLRQEYPNHIMHLLNDDGDVLPPRELHPIFYGCFDWHSAVHGYWLLLRCVRLYPDLPCRNDIVALFDEHLTDENVAKELDYFTAPFRASFERPYGYGWLLALAQELKQSSLPQAAGWYQTLEPLTQDIRNRLVGYLSKLTYPIRVGTHYNTAFALALGLDYARAVEDSALEQAIVTAAERFYLADTRYPAHYEPGGDEYISGALTEALLMSKVAENFPAWFDAFLPDIGSIAALMNPAQVSDRTDPKIAHLDGLNLSRAWCMKHIARALPVNHPAQQALRDAVAKHLAASVGHVVGSHYSGGHWLASFALLALE, from the coding sequence ATGGAATTGACGCAACATCAGGCTGACGCGTTTGCCCGCATGCCTTTGACCTATTTGCGCCAGGAATACCCGAACCACATCATGCATCTGCTGAATGATGACGGTGACGTTCTGCCGCCTCGCGAGCTGCACCCGATTTTCTACGGCTGTTTCGACTGGCACTCGGCGGTGCACGGCTACTGGCTGCTGCTGCGCTGCGTGCGCCTCTATCCTGATCTACCGTGTCGGAATGACATCGTCGCGCTTTTCGACGAGCACCTGACCGACGAGAACGTGGCGAAGGAGCTAGACTATTTCACCGCGCCGTTCCGCGCCTCGTTTGAGCGGCCGTATGGCTACGGATGGCTGCTGGCGCTGGCCCAGGAACTGAAACAATCGTCGCTGCCGCAGGCCGCAGGCTGGTACCAGACGCTGGAGCCGCTCACCCAGGATATTCGCAACCGACTGGTGGGTTACCTCAGCAAGCTAACCTATCCGATCCGCGTCGGAACGCACTACAACACGGCGTTTGCCCTCGCGCTGGGGCTGGACTACGCCCGAGCCGTGGAAGATAGCGCGCTTGAGCAGGCGATTGTGACGGCGGCGGAGCGGTTTTATCTCGCCGACACGCGCTACCCGGCCCATTACGAGCCGGGTGGCGATGAGTACATCTCTGGTGCGCTGACGGAAGCGCTGCTGATGAGCAAGGTCGCAGAGAATTTCCCGGCCTGGTTTGACGCGTTTCTGCCGGATATCGGCTCCATTGCGGCGCTGATGAACCCGGCGCAAGTGAGCGACCGTACCGACCCGAAAATTGCCCATCTGGATGGGTTAAACCTCAGCCGCGCCTGGTGTATGAAGCATATTGCCAGGGCGCTTCCGGTAAACCACCCGGCCCAGCAGGCCTTGCGTGATGCCGTGGCAAAACACCTGGCGGCAAGCGTCGGGCACGTGGTGGGCAGCCACTACAGCGGCGGGCACTGGCTGGCGAGCTTTGCGTTGCTGGCGCTGGAGTAA
- a CDS encoding DUF979 domain-containing protein, whose amino-acid sequence MMTLITINRVYYLIGFVVMLLVVMTLRDRANPKRFTTALFWFLFGGIFLFGDLMVQELGKSLAYRIVGGCVIAIALLAGFGLVGKGHYKMASDEERIASSNRLKNWLFLPALMIPVVTVIGTLFLKGVSIGGVYLLDQKQLTLAALCVACVAAILTGWWLTKGTPLHAIRQSRRLVDTIGWAVILPQMLAMLGGVFVAANTGDSVQKVVSLFVNPDSRFMLVVIYCVGMALFTMIMGNAFAAFPVLSAGIALPFLINVHHGNPAPLLAIGMYAGYCGTLMTPMAANFNIVPAALLELKDKYQVIKIQIPTALTLLVVNVFLMYFLVFR is encoded by the coding sequence ATGATGACGCTTATCACCATTAACCGCGTGTATTACCTGATCGGCTTTGTTGTGATGCTGCTGGTTGTCATGACCCTGCGCGACCGCGCTAATCCGAAGCGTTTTACCACCGCGCTGTTCTGGTTTTTATTCGGCGGTATCTTCCTGTTCGGTGACCTGATGGTTCAGGAGCTGGGCAAATCGCTGGCGTACCGGATCGTTGGCGGTTGCGTTATCGCTATCGCGCTGCTGGCGGGTTTTGGCCTGGTCGGGAAAGGCCACTATAAAATGGCCTCCGACGAGGAGCGCATTGCCTCGTCAAACCGCCTTAAAAACTGGCTGTTCCTGCCCGCGCTGATGATCCCGGTGGTGACGGTAATCGGGACGCTGTTCCTGAAGGGGGTGTCGATTGGCGGCGTTTACCTTCTCGACCAGAAACAGCTCACTCTGGCGGCGCTGTGCGTGGCCTGCGTCGCGGCGATCCTCACCGGCTGGTGGCTGACCAAAGGCACGCCGCTGCACGCCATTCGCCAGTCCCGTCGTCTTGTCGATACCATCGGCTGGGCGGTGATCCTGCCGCAGATGCTGGCCATGCTCGGCGGCGTGTTCGTGGCGGCCAATACCGGTGATTCGGTGCAGAAGGTGGTGAGCCTGTTCGTGAACCCGGACAGCCGCTTCATGCTGGTGGTCATTTACTGCGTGGGGATGGCGCTGTTTACCATGATCATGGGTAACGCCTTTGCGGCCTTCCCGGTGCTGAGCGCGGGGATCGCCTTGCCGTTCCTGATCAACGTGCATCACGGCAACCCGGCGCCGCTGCTGGCGATCGGCATGTACGCGGGCTACTGCGGCACGCTGATGACGCCGATGGCCGCGAACTTCAATATCGTTCCCGCCGCGCTGCTGGAGCTGAAAGACAAATATCAGGTGATCAAGATCCAGATCCCGACCGCGTTAACCCTGCTGGTGGTGAACGTGTTCCTCATGTATTTCCTCGTGTTTCGCTAA
- a CDS encoding DUF969 domain-containing protein yields the protein MDGTTLLPLIGIPIVVIGFALRFNPLLVVVVAGLATGLLVGMDFGMLLETFGEKFVNSRSLATFILILPVIGLLEYYGLKERAQAWVAKIASATSARILMLYFVAREGTAALGLMSLGGHAQTVRPLLAPMAEGAALNEYGELPQHIRDKIKAHAAACDNIAVFFGEDIFIAFGAVLLIDAFLKENGIEGIEPLHIGLWAIPTAIAALIIHMTRLLRLDASIRRDVMAWRAEQGTQGAAQ from the coding sequence ATGGACGGTACTACGCTGTTGCCGCTGATCGGGATACCGATCGTGGTCATTGGTTTTGCACTGCGCTTCAACCCGCTGCTGGTCGTCGTGGTGGCGGGGCTGGCAACGGGCCTGCTGGTCGGGATGGATTTCGGGATGCTGCTGGAGACCTTTGGCGAGAAGTTCGTCAATAGCCGATCGCTGGCGACCTTCATCCTGATCCTGCCGGTAATTGGTCTGCTGGAATATTACGGGCTTAAAGAGCGCGCCCAGGCCTGGGTGGCGAAGATCGCCAGCGCCACCTCGGCGCGTATTCTGATGCTCTACTTCGTGGCGCGTGAAGGCACCGCCGCGCTGGGGCTGATGTCGCTGGGCGGCCATGCCCAGACGGTACGCCCGCTGCTGGCCCCGATGGCCGAAGGGGCAGCGCTGAACGAATACGGCGAACTGCCGCAGCACATTCGCGACAAAATCAAGGCCCATGCCGCGGCGTGCGACAACATCGCGGTCTTCTTTGGGGAAGATATCTTTATCGCCTTCGGTGCGGTGCTGCTGATTGACGCGTTTCTGAAGGAAAACGGGATCGAAGGGATCGAGCCGCTGCACATCGGCCTGTGGGCCATTCCCACCGCCATTGCGGCATTGATTATTCATATGACGCGCCTGCTGCGCCTGGATGCCAGCATCCGCCGCGACGTCATGGCCTGGCGTGCAGAGCAGGGTACGCAGGGGGCCGCGCAATGA
- a CDS encoding winged helix DNA-binding protein: MTSKKSASPDCNDINDGRIVSSRHLVSERCAELSELEYALIMTGNAFNKWMVRCMAAAGEPDMGAFDVSLLHHVNHRDRKKKLADICFVLNVEDTHVVTYALKKLVKAGYVTSEKAGKELFFSTTEEGKALCMKYRDVREACLIAIHAESGISGKSIGETAQLLRAISSLYDTAARAAASL; the protein is encoded by the coding sequence ATGACCTCGAAAAAGAGTGCTTCACCCGATTGCAACGATATCAACGATGGCCGGATCGTCTCCTCCCGCCATCTGGTGTCGGAGCGCTGCGCGGAACTGTCAGAGCTGGAGTACGCGCTGATCATGACCGGCAACGCGTTTAACAAGTGGATGGTGCGCTGCATGGCCGCAGCCGGAGAGCCGGATATGGGCGCTTTTGACGTCTCGCTGCTGCATCACGTGAACCACCGCGACCGCAAGAAAAAGCTGGCCGATATCTGCTTTGTTCTCAACGTGGAAGATACGCATGTAGTGACATATGCCCTGAAAAAGCTGGTTAAAGCGGGCTACGTGACGAGCGAGAAAGCGGGTAAAGAGCTCTTTTTCTCCACCACGGAGGAAGGGAAAGCGTTGTGCATGAAGTACCGAGACGTGCGCGAAGCGTGTCTGATCGCCATTCATGCGGAGAGCGGCATTTCCGGGAAATCCATCGGCGAAACCGCGCAGCTGCTACGCGCGATCTCCTCCCTGTATGACACCGCCGCCCGCGCGGCGGCATCACTCTGA
- the glgX gene encoding glycogen debranching protein GlgX, with amino-acid sequence MAKETTFEIRAGHGQQLGANYDGKGVNFALFSAHAERVELCLFDPSGKTEIARLELPEYTHEVWHGYVPDLKPGALYGYRVYGPYDPENGHRFNPHKLLIDPYARELVGDIDWNDAHFGYELGHDELDLSFDTRDSAPFTPKCKVIDPNAFDWQDNNRPNVPWPHTVVYESHVKGFTQMNPAIPPELRGTFEGMGHKASVDYIKSLGITSVELLPVHWFPDDQHLLDRGLKNFWGYNTLGFFAPASRYYGPAGIQGFRDMVRAYHDAGIEVILDVVYNHTAEGNELGPTLSFKGIDNYSYYRTLPDQHRYYINDTGTGNTVNTSHPRVLQMVMDSLRYWAESMHIDGFRFDLGTILGREPEGFDPRGGFFDAVTQDPVLSKLKLIGEPWDIGPGGYQVGGFPPGWGEWNDKYRDTVREYWKGDNVSTDFAARLLGSGDLYDLRGRRPWASVNFITAHDGFTLNDLVSYNEKHNADNGEDNNDGHNDNRSYNYGEEGPTENPDIIATRERQKRNFLTTLLFSHGTPMLLAGDEFGRTQKGNNNGYCQDSEISWIDWKGLSENDAALREFTRRLIALRAQQPLLRRESWRDGLEIRWFNAGGGPQQAEQWDEGSTLGVSISRPDLQQEDGIWHDVLMLFNPFEGTVPFQIPQFGEGGWVLELSTADDAAAGTAFTETVEYELAGRSITLFRRP; translated from the coding sequence ATGGCAAAGGAAACTACGTTTGAAATTCGGGCCGGTCATGGCCAGCAGTTGGGTGCGAATTATGACGGGAAGGGCGTTAACTTCGCGCTGTTCTCCGCGCACGCGGAGCGGGTGGAGCTCTGTCTGTTTGACCCGTCCGGGAAAACAGAAATCGCCCGGCTGGAACTGCCGGAGTATACCCATGAGGTCTGGCACGGCTATGTGCCTGACCTGAAACCCGGTGCGCTGTACGGCTATCGCGTCTACGGCCCCTACGATCCGGAAAACGGTCACCGCTTTAACCCGCATAAGCTGCTTATTGACCCGTATGCCCGTGAACTGGTGGGCGATATCGACTGGAACGACGCCCATTTCGGCTATGAGCTGGGGCACGACGAACTGGATCTTAGCTTCGATACGCGGGACAGCGCGCCGTTCACGCCGAAATGCAAGGTTATCGACCCGAACGCTTTTGACTGGCAGGACAACAACCGGCCAAACGTGCCCTGGCCACATACCGTCGTCTATGAGAGCCACGTAAAGGGTTTCACCCAGATGAACCCGGCCATCCCGCCCGAGCTGCGCGGGACCTTCGAGGGGATGGGACACAAAGCCTCGGTCGACTACATCAAGAGTCTGGGCATTACCTCGGTGGAGCTGCTGCCCGTTCACTGGTTCCCGGACGACCAGCATCTGCTCGACCGTGGCCTGAAGAACTTCTGGGGCTATAACACGCTCGGCTTTTTTGCTCCGGCGTCACGCTACTACGGCCCGGCGGGGATCCAGGGCTTTCGCGACATGGTGCGCGCCTATCATGACGCGGGCATCGAGGTGATTCTGGACGTGGTCTACAACCACACGGCGGAAGGTAACGAGCTGGGGCCGACGCTTTCATTCAAGGGCATTGATAACTACAGCTACTATCGCACGCTGCCGGACCAGCACCGGTATTACATTAACGACACCGGGACGGGGAACACGGTGAATACCTCGCACCCGCGCGTGCTGCAGATGGTGATGGATTCCTTGCGCTACTGGGCCGAATCCATGCACATTGACGGTTTTCGTTTCGACCTGGGGACGATTCTGGGCCGCGAGCCTGAGGGGTTCGATCCGCGCGGGGGCTTTTTCGACGCCGTTACCCAGGATCCGGTGCTCTCTAAGCTCAAGCTGATTGGCGAGCCCTGGGATATTGGCCCCGGCGGCTATCAGGTCGGTGGCTTCCCGCCAGGCTGGGGAGAGTGGAACGACAAATACCGCGATACCGTGCGCGAGTACTGGAAGGGGGACAACGTCTCGACGGACTTTGCCGCGCGTCTGCTGGGCTCCGGGGATCTGTACGACCTGCGCGGGCGTCGCCCGTGGGCCAGCGTCAACTTTATCACCGCCCACGACGGCTTTACGCTGAATGACCTGGTGTCGTACAACGAGAAGCACAACGCCGACAACGGCGAGGACAATAACGACGGGCATAACGATAACCGGTCGTACAACTATGGCGAAGAAGGGCCGACGGAGAACCCGGACATTATCGCCACCCGCGAACGGCAGAAGCGTAATTTCCTGACCACGCTGCTTTTCTCCCACGGTACGCCGATGCTGCTGGCGGGGGACGAGTTTGGCCGCACGCAGAAGGGCAACAACAACGGCTACTGCCAGGACAGCGAGATCTCATGGATCGACTGGAAGGGGCTGTCCGAAAACGACGCGGCGCTGCGCGAGTTCACCCGCCGGCTCATTGCCCTGCGCGCGCAGCAGCCGCTGTTGCGTCGTGAGAGCTGGCGCGACGGGCTGGAGATCCGCTGGTTCAATGCCGGAGGCGGTCCGCAGCAGGCCGAGCAGTGGGATGAAGGCTCAACGCTCGGGGTCTCCATCAGCAGGCCGGATCTTCAGCAGGAGGACGGCATCTGGCACGACGTGCTGATGCTGTTCAATCCGTTTGAAGGTACCGTGCCGTTCCAGATCCCGCAGTTTGGCGAAGGGGGATGGGTGCTGGAGCTGTCTACGGCGGATGACGCTGCCGCCGGAACAGCGTTCACCGAAACCGTAGAGTACGAACTGGCCGGACGCAGCATTACCCTGTTCAGACGTCCGTAA